From Aquabacter sp. L1I39, the proteins below share one genomic window:
- a CDS encoding DUF882 domain-containing protein: MLGARTRAVIAAVTLFMCGTTALQNAVANGDTRTLYLLNMNTGEGGTFTFKREGRYDEAVLKKLNWFLRDWRRDEPTNMDPQLFDLVWEVYRDVGASESIHVVSGYRSPQTNSMLRSRSKLVAEQSQHMRGKAMDFYIPGVSITDLRVLGLRMQRGGVGFYPTANTPFVHMDTGGVRHWPRMTHDQLVRVFPDEKTVHIPSDGKPLANYKVALAELEARGGTAGGPDEEDFGSGLKNFFAALFGGGRKSAEPSGAEDMSPAEVKAAARNAAKGGTQVASVGPAQGGAYVASADDDDTSAAPSSAPAAAPARADAGRAGARIAATPVPLPIRAPQPKVTTVALAPAPLPSARPAEIAAAIVTAQAVLAPLPNAPLPLRRPSTADASLQAADPIQTASIPPLPAVITRGTGTPEGALSFAPSGDMIGGAPNTILSPNLQPMPQRPRERARTAEVPFGRVFTAHNFSFEPYMRAPEMRVMTQFMTAPKEVVATGFSADPTAGLSTNRFSGPAIAAIPVYAFAPSSVRLTQRLQ, translated from the coding sequence ATGCTAGGCGCGCGGACGCGGGCCGTCATCGCCGCCGTCACCCTCTTCATGTGCGGCACCACCGCACTGCAGAATGCGGTGGCCAATGGCGACACCCGCACCCTCTACCTGCTCAACATGAATACGGGCGAGGGCGGCACCTTCACCTTCAAGAGGGAAGGGCGCTATGACGAGGCGGTGCTCAAGAAGCTGAACTGGTTCCTGCGCGACTGGCGCCGGGACGAGCCCACCAATATGGACCCCCAATTGTTCGACCTCGTCTGGGAGGTCTATCGGGATGTCGGGGCGTCCGAGAGCATCCATGTGGTGAGCGGCTATCGCTCCCCCCAGACCAATTCCATGCTGCGGTCCCGTTCCAAGCTGGTGGCCGAGCAGAGCCAGCACATGCGCGGCAAGGCGATGGACTTCTACATTCCCGGCGTCAGCATCACCGATCTTCGGGTGCTGGGATTGCGCATGCAGCGCGGCGGCGTCGGCTTCTATCCCACCGCCAACACCCCCTTCGTGCACATGGACACCGGCGGCGTGCGCCACTGGCCGCGCATGACCCATGACCAGCTGGTGCGTGTGTTCCCCGACGAAAAGACCGTCCACATTCCCTCCGATGGCAAGCCGCTGGCCAATTACAAGGTGGCCCTGGCGGAGCTGGAGGCACGCGGCGGCACCGCCGGCGGACCGGACGAGGAAGATTTCGGCTCCGGTCTGAAGAATTTCTTCGCCGCCCTGTTCGGTGGCGGGCGCAAATCGGCCGAGCCCTCCGGCGCCGAGGACATGAGCCCGGCGGAAGTGAAGGCCGCCGCCCGCAACGCCGCCAAGGGCGGGACGCAAGTGGCGTCCGTCGGCCCCGCCCAGGGTGGCGCCTATGTGGCCAGCGCCGACGACGACGATACGTCCGCCGCTCCGTCCTCGGCGCCTGCCGCCGCGCCGGCGCGCGCGGATGCCGGCCGCGCCGGGGCCCGGATCGCCGCCACCCCGGTGCCGTTGCCCATCCGCGCCCCGCAGCCCAAGGTCACCACCGTGGCCCTCGCGCCCGCCCCGCTGCCTTCCGCACGGCCGGCGGAGATCGCGGCAGCCATCGTGACCGCCCAAGCGGTGCTGGCGCCTTTGCCCAACGCGCCACTGCCTTTGCGCCGTCCTTCCACCGCGGATGCGAGCCTCCAGGCGGCCGATCCCATCCAGACCGCCTCCATTCCGCCGCTGCCCGCCGTCATCACCCGCGGCACCGGCACGCCGGAAGGCGCGCTCTCCTTCGCGCCCTCTGGCGACATGATCGGCGGTGCGCCCAACACCATCCTCAGCCCCAACCTCCAGCCCATGCCCCAGCGGCCGAGGGAGCGGGCGCGCACGGCGGAGGTGCCGTTCGGACGGGTCTTCACCGCGCATAATTTCTCGTTCGAGCCCTATATGCGGGCGCCGGAAATGCGTGTCATGACCCAGTTCATGACCGCGCCGAAGGAAGTGGTGGCCACCGGCTTCAGCGCCGATCCCACGGCAGGCCTGTCCACCAATCGCTTCTCCGGACCCGCCATCGCGGCTATCCCGGTCTACGCCTTCGCGCCCTCCAGCGTGCGGCTGACCCAGCGGCTCCAGTGA
- a CDS encoding NfrA family protein: protein MTVAIRPISTSPARTASWRGRAAASALALAVALGALSPGLVRHAVAQDASSAAWSLADQAYRAFAAGEYGEATDKVRSALALQPDVVRWRLLLIDALIAAGRLPQAEAEIRRARSLGVTDPRLADRDTVIAERSRAAETQPVIPPVRQAPPAPPPAAQAQTAPFQTAPSLPAPDQAAPSPAAPISSQAAPSQPAPAPASPSRGAAAPAPAAPPAPVAPAPSIQGQASSVSAPPAASTPERAPAAPAAPAPSAPPAAPAPVAPSAAAPTAEQGAFQAADAAYKAYAAKDYAAAVTSARAAVAAAPQNGAYRSLLVTALSAAGRFAEAVQAAGEGLARVRDKAQLLVQRAFAYQKLGRQALAAKDFAAALKDPGLPAAQVREVRLSLADAALAARDPAEALVALAPFARERSYDVAARRAFALQALNRHEEALAAFDLGAATARTATDRATMLRGGLGALVALNRKDEARQRFLTALAAGDFAPFTSLDVAYLANQVGAEKEALVYFDKAKSFGELRGPSTLDAAYVAKRQAENRQAIAFFEQALDEHRSGSLPLPAQTAFGVRREVADMERSWGAYASISYGAVGVMPTSIMAPPPGVGHTVQAGGELYWRPPGIGYRNGALFEVFGRAFETLYAENDGVTGWPTVQLSAGARWKPLSDQNLILEVSYLFPGGSAARTDWLFRIAYSTGEGSDLRVDVPDWTYWQVYGEGDYFALNPETIGNFEARYGRSYRLDGISDKVVFTPFLAIGGAYDSVLATPGALGAGPGANLRFWFREDTYAAPRSYVDFTLQYRWRLAGDDRAQGVFASAFLSY, encoded by the coding sequence ATGACCGTCGCGATTCGCCCGATCTCCACATCCCCTGCGCGCACCGCCTCCTGGAGGGGGCGGGCGGCGGCCTCTGCTTTGGCATTGGCGGTGGCACTGGGTGCGCTGTCGCCGGGCCTGGTGCGGCATGCGGTGGCGCAGGACGCGTCCAGTGCCGCCTGGTCGCTGGCGGACCAAGCCTATCGTGCCTTCGCGGCGGGCGAATATGGGGAGGCAACCGACAAGGTGCGCTCCGCTTTGGCGCTCCAGCCGGACGTGGTGCGCTGGCGCCTCCTGCTCATCGATGCCCTCATCGCCGCCGGCCGCCTGCCCCAGGCCGAGGCGGAAATCCGCCGTGCTCGATCCCTAGGCGTGACCGATCCGCGCCTCGCGGATCGGGACACCGTCATCGCCGAGCGCAGCAGGGCCGCCGAGACCCAGCCGGTCATTCCGCCGGTTCGGCAAGCCCCGCCGGCTCCGCCTCCCGCCGCGCAGGCGCAAACCGCGCCTTTCCAAACCGCGCCTTCCCTCCCCGCACCCGATCAAGCCGCGCCATCCCCAGCGGCGCCCATTTCCTCGCAGGCTGCTCCCTCCCAGCCTGCGCCTGCGCCGGCAAGCCCGTCGCGTGGGGCTGCGGCTCCTGCGCCAGCTGCTCCGCCCGCTCCCGTCGCGCCGGCGCCGTCGATCCAGGGGCAGGCTTCGAGCGTCTCCGCTCCGCCCGCTGCTTCGACACCGGAGCGTGCCCCGGCTGCCCCGGCTGCCCCAGCGCCCTCAGCGCCCCCGGCGGCTCCGGCGCCTGTCGCCCCATCTGCCGCCGCCCCGACGGCGGAACAGGGGGCGTTCCAGGCGGCGGATGCGGCCTACAAGGCCTATGCCGCCAAGGACTATGCCGCAGCCGTGACCTCCGCCCGCGCGGCGGTGGCGGCGGCGCCGCAGAATGGCGCCTATCGCTCTCTGCTGGTGACCGCGCTGTCCGCCGCCGGACGCTTTGCCGAGGCTGTGCAGGCGGCGGGCGAGGGGCTGGCGCGGGTGAGGGACAAGGCCCAGCTCCTGGTGCAGCGGGCTTTCGCCTACCAGAAGCTCGGCCGCCAGGCGCTGGCGGCGAAGGATTTCGCCGCGGCCCTGAAGGACCCCGGCCTGCCCGCCGCGCAGGTGCGCGAGGTGCGCCTTTCGCTGGCCGATGCGGCGCTGGCCGCCAGGGACCCGGCGGAGGCGCTGGTCGCCCTCGCCCCGTTCGCCCGCGAGCGCAGCTATGACGTGGCCGCCCGCCGCGCCTTCGCTCTCCAGGCCCTCAATCGCCATGAGGAGGCCCTCGCCGCCTTCGACCTCGGCGCCGCCACCGCCCGCACCGCCACCGACCGCGCCACCATGCTGCGCGGCGGCCTCGGCGCGCTGGTGGCCCTGAACCGCAAGGACGAGGCGCGCCAGCGCTTCCTGACGGCGCTGGCCGCCGGCGATTTCGCGCCCTTCACGTCCCTGGACGTGGCCTATCTCGCCAACCAGGTGGGGGCGGAGAAGGAAGCGCTGGTCTATTTCGACAAGGCCAAGTCCTTTGGCGAGCTGCGCGGCCCCTCGACGCTGGATGCGGCCTATGTGGCCAAGCGCCAAGCGGAGAACCGCCAGGCCATCGCCTTCTTCGAGCAGGCGCTGGACGAACATCGCTCCGGCTCCCTTCCCCTGCCCGCCCAGACCGCCTTCGGCGTGCGGCGGGAGGTGGCGGACATGGAGCGCAGCTGGGGTGCCTATGCCTCCATCTCCTATGGCGCGGTGGGCGTCATGCCCACCTCCATCATGGCGCCGCCGCCTGGCGTCGGCCATACGGTGCAGGCGGGCGGCGAGCTCTATTGGCGCCCGCCGGGCATCGGCTATCGGAACGGGGCGCTGTTCGAGGTGTTCGGCCGGGCCTTTGAGACGCTCTATGCGGAGAATGACGGCGTCACCGGCTGGCCCACCGTCCAGCTCAGCGCCGGCGCGCGCTGGAAGCCTCTTTCGGATCAGAACCTGATCCTGGAGGTGAGCTATCTCTTTCCCGGTGGCAGCGCGGCGCGCACCGACTGGCTGTTCCGCATCGCCTATTCCACCGGCGAAGGCTCGGACCTGCGGGTCGACGTGCCCGACTGGACCTATTGGCAGGTCTATGGGGAGGGCGACTATTTCGCCCTCAATCCCGAGACCATCGGCAATTTCGAAGCGCGCTACGGCCGCTCCTACCGGCTCGACGGGATCAGCGACAAGGTGGTCTTCACCCCCTTCCTGGCCATTGGCGGGGCCTATGATTCCGTGCTCGCCACGCCGGGTGCGCTGGGCGCGGGACCGGGGGCGAATCTGCGCTTCTGGTTCCGCGAGGACACCTATGCGGCGCCCCGCTCCTATGTGGACTTCACGCTGCAATATCGCTGGCGGCTGGCGGGCGACGACCGCGCCCAGGGCGTCTTCGCCTCCGCCTTCCTGTCCTACTGA
- a CDS encoding DUF4434 domain-containing protein, producing the protein MTDAGDPAVPRAPGRRAILAAAAFGTLALLSRSARDPWRLSGRLDGTFIQPWRDDLALSGTGWARKIADARAFGCPNLVLQWTRHGTDYALDADLIIRLMDLALAAGCRLQVGLPYDPDYWAVLEGRSPRPRPAFLDAAATEAARFLAAAPFARHPAFAGWYIPYELDQASWARPEEMALLAAFLTRLRQAGGASPMAISCFHSANAPDRTLVELWQALPADLALRPLVQDGVGMFGLANYRHLVPLFAYFRATGRAFDVVVELFAQKQSDLLEPGAFAADAADFVRLAAQLDVAAASGAEHLIAFALHPYMTGPASGAGALRTAYARALDQ; encoded by the coding sequence ATGACTGACGCCGGCGATCCGGCCGTCCCCCGCGCGCCCGGCCGCCGCGCCATTCTGGCCGCCGCGGCTTTCGGCACGCTTGCCCTGCTGTCGCGCTCGGCGCGCGATCCCTGGCGCCTTTCGGGCCGGCTCGACGGCACCTTCATCCAGCCCTGGCGCGACGACCTTGCTTTGTCCGGCACCGGATGGGCGCGCAAGATCGCGGATGCGCGCGCCTTTGGCTGCCCGAACCTGGTCCTGCAATGGACACGTCACGGCACCGACTACGCGCTCGATGCCGACCTCATCATTCGCCTCATGGACCTCGCCCTCGCTGCCGGCTGCCGGCTGCAGGTGGGCCTGCCCTATGATCCCGACTATTGGGCGGTGCTGGAAGGCCGCAGCCCCCGCCCTCGCCCCGCCTTCCTCGATGCCGCCGCCACCGAGGCCGCCCGCTTTCTCGCCGCCGCGCCCTTTGCCCGCCACCCCGCCTTTGCCGGCTGGTATATTCCCTACGAACTGGACCAGGCGAGCTGGGCGCGCCCGGAGGAGATGGCGCTCCTGGCCGCCTTCCTCACACGGCTGCGGCAGGCGGGCGGGGCGAGCCCCATGGCCATCTCCTGCTTCCACAGCGCCAATGCGCCTGACCGCACGCTGGTGGAGCTGTGGCAGGCCCTGCCGGCCGACCTTGCCCTGCGCCCGCTGGTGCAGGACGGGGTCGGCATGTTCGGCTTGGCCAATTACCGCCACCTGGTCCCCCTGTTCGCCTATTTCCGCGCCACCGGCCGCGCTTTCGACGTGGTGGTGGAGCTGTTCGCCCAAAAGCAGTCCGACCTTCTGGAGCCCGGCGCCTTCGCCGCTGACGCGGCCGATTTCGTGCGTCTCGCCGCCCAGCTGGATGTCGCCGCCGCCAGTGGCGCGGAGCACCTCATCGCCTTCGCGCTTCACCCCTACATGACCGGCCCCGCATCCGGCGCCGGGGCGCTGCGCACCGCCTATGCGCGAGCCCTGGATCAGTAG
- the wecB gene encoding non-hydrolyzing UDP-N-acetylglucosamine 2-epimerase, giving the protein MRILSVFGTRPEAIKMAPLVKSIEAEAGLTSLVCVTGQHRAMLDQVLGLFQITPDYDLDVMVPNQTLNGLTARVFSALDPVLDEVRPDRVLVHGDTTTALAAALCAFNRGIPLGHVEAGLRTYDLTQPWPEEMNRQVADRLCGLLFAPTPAAADNLRSERLAGTIHVTGNTVIDALFLALARIDSDPALAAELSGQFAFLDASRRLVLVTGHRRENFGPGFIAICEALSRLAARSDIEILYPVHLNPHVREPVHRLLGGRANVHLIPPLDYLPFVYLMRRCHLVLTDSGGVQEEAPSLGKPVLVMREVTERPEAVAAGTVELVGTDADRIVGAVGALLDEPERYAQFSRQNNPYGDGRACARIVSALLGREIAPFAAGDRA; this is encoded by the coding sequence ATGCGCATTTTGTCGGTGTTCGGTACCCGACCTGAAGCCATCAAGATGGCGCCTTTGGTCAAGTCGATCGAAGCGGAAGCTGGACTGACCTCCCTTGTCTGCGTAACCGGCCAGCACCGCGCCATGCTGGACCAGGTGCTCGGCCTGTTCCAGATCACCCCCGATTACGACCTTGATGTGATGGTCCCCAACCAGACGCTCAATGGCCTGACCGCCCGCGTGTTCTCCGCCCTCGACCCGGTGCTGGACGAGGTGCGGCCGGATCGAGTGCTGGTGCATGGTGACACCACGACGGCGCTAGCGGCGGCGCTGTGCGCCTTCAATCGGGGCATTCCGTTGGGGCATGTGGAGGCAGGCCTGCGCACCTATGACCTCACCCAGCCCTGGCCGGAAGAGATGAACCGACAGGTGGCGGACCGCCTCTGCGGCCTCCTTTTCGCACCCACCCCGGCGGCGGCGGACAATCTGCGCAGCGAGCGCCTCGCCGGGACCATTCACGTCACCGGCAATACGGTCATCGATGCCCTGTTCCTGGCGCTGGCGCGGATCGATTCCGACCCGGCCCTTGCCGCCGAGCTGTCCGGCCAGTTCGCCTTCCTGGACGCCAGCCGGCGCCTGGTGCTGGTGACGGGCCACCGGCGGGAGAATTTCGGCCCCGGCTTCATCGCCATTTGCGAGGCGCTCTCCCGCCTCGCCGCCCGCAGCGACATCGAGATCCTCTATCCCGTCCACCTCAACCCCCATGTGCGCGAGCCGGTGCACCGGCTTTTGGGCGGACGGGCCAACGTACATCTGATCCCGCCGCTGGATTACCTGCCCTTCGTCTATCTCATGCGCCGCTGCCATCTGGTGCTCACCGATTCCGGCGGCGTGCAGGAGGAGGCGCCCTCCCTCGGCAAGCCGGTGCTGGTGATGCGCGAGGTCACCGAACGGCCGGAGGCCGTCGCGGCAGGGACGGTGGAACTGGTGGGAACGGATGCCGACCGCATCGTCGGCGCGGTGGGTGCGCTGCTGGACGAACCGGAGCGCTATGCGCAGTTCTCGCGGCAGAACAATCCCTACGGCGATGGACGTGCCTGTGCGCGCATCGTATCCGCCTTGCTCGGCCGTGAAATCGCACCCTTTGCCGCGGGAGACCGCGCATGA